A single region of the Prevotella sp. HUN102 genome encodes:
- a CDS encoding RNase adapter RapZ, with protein MEKLIELYRKWAGKAPQNIEKLAGAGSNRSYFRLTDDGGRTVVGVIGTSRDENHAFIYLARHFTKRQLPVPEILAVADDETRYLQTDLGNTSLFDAIRGGREAGGRYNLAEQELLRKAVRELPNIQLRGARGLDYANCYPQPEFDQESVLFDLNYFKYCFLKATELDFHELKLEANFRMFAKDLTSEPMEAFLYRDFQARNIMLDEDLNPQFIDFQGGRKGPYYYDLASFLWQASAKYSFKLRRELVFEYYNSLKHFTEVPSKRHFVNRLSLFVLFRLLQVLGAYGFRGYFERKRHFIDSIPPAIQNIRDILQLGEEVFPYPYMMDMLKRLTELPQFALIEQPALNRSDGYKVAEKDIYMANPLDGPATFSKYDGKGPLVVRVFSFSFKKGIPEDTSGNGGGYVFDCRSTHNPGRYEPYKQITGLDEAVIRFLEDDGEIIEFLKPVYNLADHHVERYMQRGFTDLMFSFGCTGGQHRSVYSAQHLAEHLNEKYGVEVHITHREQGIEQVLEAKR; from the coding sequence ATGGAAAAACTCATTGAATTATACAGGAAGTGGGCGGGCAAGGCTCCCCAGAACATAGAGAAACTTGCCGGGGCAGGCAGCAACCGGAGCTATTTCCGGCTGACCGACGACGGAGGAAGAACCGTCGTGGGCGTGATTGGCACGAGCAGGGACGAGAACCACGCCTTCATCTATCTTGCAAGGCATTTCACGAAACGGCAGCTGCCCGTTCCGGAAATCCTCGCCGTGGCTGACGACGAGACACGCTATCTGCAAACCGACCTCGGAAACACTTCGCTCTTCGACGCCATACGCGGGGGAAGGGAGGCAGGGGGACGGTACAACCTTGCCGAACAGGAACTGCTGCGCAAAGCCGTGAGGGAACTGCCGAACATTCAGCTCAGGGGGGCGAGGGGACTGGACTACGCCAACTGCTATCCTCAGCCGGAGTTCGATCAGGAGAGCGTGCTGTTCGACCTGAACTACTTCAAGTACTGTTTCCTGAAAGCAACGGAGCTTGATTTCCACGAACTGAAGCTCGAGGCGAACTTCCGTATGTTTGCCAAGGACCTGACTTCCGAACCGATGGAGGCTTTCCTCTACCGCGATTTTCAGGCGCGCAACATTATGCTCGACGAAGACCTGAACCCACAGTTCATTGACTTTCAAGGGGGGCGCAAAGGGCCTTACTATTACGACCTCGCCTCGTTTCTCTGGCAGGCAAGCGCAAAGTATTCGTTCAAGCTGCGCCGCGAACTGGTGTTTGAATACTACAACAGCCTGAAGCATTTTACCGAAGTTCCGTCAAAGCGTCATTTCGTGAACCGACTTTCGCTCTTCGTCCTTTTCCGTCTGCTGCAAGTGCTCGGAGCTTACGGCTTCCGCGGCTATTTTGAACGGAAGAGGCACTTCATCGACTCCATTCCGCCTGCAATCCAGAACATCAGGGACATATTGCAGTTGGGCGAAGAGGTGTTCCCCTACCCCTATATGATGGATATGCTGAAACGGCTGACGGAACTGCCGCAGTTCGCACTTATCGAGCAGCCGGCTCTCAATCGTTCAGATGGATACAAGGTGGCAGAAAAGGACATTTACATGGCAAATCCACTCGACGGCCCTGCCACTTTCTCGAAATATGACGGCAAAGGTCCGTTGGTAGTGCGTGTATTCAGTTTCTCCTTCAAGAAAGGCATCCCTGAAGATACATCGGGCAACGGCGGAGGATATGTATTCGACTGCCGAAGTACGCACAACCCCGGACGCTACGAACCTTATAAGCAAATCACAGGACTTGACGAAGCCGTCATCCGATTTTTGGAAGACGACGGTGAAATCATAGAATTTCTCAAGCCCGTGTACAATTTGGCCGACCATCACGTAGAAAGATATATGCAACGAGGATTTACCGACCTGATGTTCAGTTTCGGCTGCACCGGAGGTCAGCATCGTTCCGTTTACAGCGCGCAGCACTTGGCTGAGCATCTGAACGAGAAATATGGCGTCGAGGTGCATATCACGCATCGGGAGCAGGGGATTGAACAGGTGCTGGAGGCGAAAAGATAG
- a CDS encoding HU family DNA-binding protein has translation MITYKVKSEVMRIGAKKGKTMYYAAPVAQDEITSKQVEDRIINLTALSRADVRSAITALAEIVREEMFSGRTVDLADLGSFKVISTAKRVEKEEDVKAETLKTPRIQFFPKQEMLAQAKGVQRIIIHEEKEKDGNTPSQPEDDNP, from the coding sequence ATGATTACGTACAAAGTTAAATCCGAAGTGATGCGAATCGGTGCAAAGAAAGGCAAGACGATGTATTATGCCGCACCCGTCGCACAGGACGAGATTACCTCCAAGCAGGTAGAAGACCGTATCATCAACCTCACCGCCCTCTCGCGTGCCGACGTGCGCTCGGCAATCACGGCACTCGCCGAAATCGTGCGCGAGGAAATGTTCAGCGGCCGCACCGTAGACCTCGCCGACCTCGGCTCCTTCAAGGTCATCTCCACGGCCAAGCGCGTGGAGAAAGAGGAAGACGTGAAAGCCGAGACACTCAAGACGCCGCGCATACAGTTCTTCCCCAAGCAGGAGATGCTTGCTCAGGCAAAGGGCGTGCAGCGCATCATCATCCACGAAGAGAAGGAAAAGGACGGCAACACGCCCAGCCAGCCCGAAGACGATAACCCTTAA
- a CDS encoding Ig-like domain-containing protein, whose product MKQQNIIQRLCLFLFALVLTAPAWGYLDTWYASDRGKKEVEGTRTSRDGIVTVSWSNCKTGPALFAGNRNWEMKEGSTVTITCKPGYRVRAFYIEEQLDNASSLTCTSNKAYKGDGSKGIECSDATDNSITLSASKQVEFARYKVLYVQEARVRFDQGQYDVYILDDDIRPSLQNGKHRGHVSFRSTNDGVASVDYTGRVKFNSPGKATIIATYAATAIHPKQECSTVINVKRYRPIFTPTNDDDVFFTKGRRKGDDFASFYDYVKMTTESGHPYSHKNQGCSISSSNNAVLEGSSSTGKLTYGGTPGIATITISQTQNGIYEAASLSREFAVVRSDAQGTVLIKDFNEWKLFAHLVNNKRMTRLNARLEADITLEDWSAMVGARNEYAGIFDGNGHSLILKWDFEDSFVVPFGTVSDATIKNLHIKGEITARGGTVAGLVNAVHGASTISNCTSSVDITVPGSGIVQSSGLIWSVGKYGRATITDCKVSGTFKATNSNAKKDWVGFVFSNEGTCTISNSLYTGSNNADDSGHTFGENAKLSNCYYLNACGMPRGTLVTAEQLRNGEVAYLLQNRRGDKIWGQTLGSDSEPQLTSDAAKRVHKVDFAYNGKARASRYATSGRGFFGALPTIQEILGSEYDARHFYTLAFADDFSASTTVSGDLTVKATITEKDAYEIATKENRKTFCDLVDNGQTRLNDRLTGNIDLGSNLWMLGSTNHRYGGTLDGQGHTLSINWNTGDKNNVAPIQCVESATVKNLHVKGQITSAGAWLAGMILDLYGTTTLSNCVSEVDITSSYDKGYCAASGMVQCVRGPASATMSDCIVKGRITATTEKGRRKVAGFVCDQAGKCTLNNCLYLGSGNGHTWSKTFAENTTFNGCYYLNACGAQQGIRVTEKQLKNGYVAKCLQADRTDKCYWAQPLGEMPELYQPGKQTNYVYWNKDGQTWYCHSFEANGYLPVGLDFYAADATLKRSLAAGKPSTVTLPFDWHREGKAYALAAVNEEASTARFKEVALASGEHYEAYKPYLFVPKSDAHELRMSDITVKAEPERPFKADPEKFLKVASDYVKWCATYAGMSNAEAVAANAYILQSDGKFHKVTETNANVVIPPYRAYFSIMREMVESKPFSLEFDDETTTGISTIETTDGTGTVRYYDLNGRYIGTSLEGQPRASTSATERKC is encoded by the coding sequence ATGAAACAACAGAACATCATCCAGAGGCTATGCCTCTTCCTCTTCGCCCTCGTGCTGACTGCGCCGGCGTGGGGCTACCTTGACACTTGGTATGCCAGCGACCGCGGCAAAAAAGAAGTAGAGGGAACCCGTACCTCCAGAGACGGCATCGTTACCGTATCGTGGAGCAATTGCAAGACAGGTCCGGCTTTGTTTGCCGGCAACCGTAACTGGGAAATGAAAGAAGGCTCTACCGTAACCATCACCTGCAAACCGGGCTACCGCGTGCGCGCTTTCTACATCGAGGAGCAGCTGGATAACGCTTCCTCGCTCACCTGCACCTCAAATAAAGCCTACAAGGGCGACGGCTCGAAGGGAATCGAGTGCTCCGATGCTACCGACAACAGCATCACGCTCTCCGCGAGCAAGCAAGTGGAGTTTGCGCGGTACAAGGTGCTTTACGTACAGGAAGCCCGCGTGAGATTCGATCAGGGACAGTACGACGTCTACATCTTAGACGACGACATAAGACCTTCGCTCCAAAACGGCAAACATCGTGGCCACGTCAGCTTCAGGAGCACCAATGATGGCGTGGCATCGGTAGACTACACTGGCAGGGTAAAATTCAATTCCCCCGGCAAGGCTACGATCATTGCCACCTATGCCGCCACAGCCATACATCCCAAGCAAGAGTGCAGTACGGTCATTAACGTGAAACGCTACCGGCCGATATTCACGCCCACGAACGACGACGATGTTTTCTTTACCAAAGGAAGGAGAAAGGGCGACGACTTCGCTTCCTTCTACGACTATGTGAAGATGACCACCGAAAGCGGCCACCCCTACAGCCACAAGAACCAAGGATGCAGCATCAGCAGCAGCAACAATGCTGTTCTGGAAGGATCGTCGAGCACCGGCAAGCTCACCTACGGCGGCACACCCGGCATTGCCACCATCACCATCAGCCAGACACAGAACGGCATATACGAGGCAGCCTCTCTCTCGAGGGAGTTCGCCGTCGTGCGCTCCGACGCCCAAGGCACGGTGCTCATCAAGGACTTCAACGAGTGGAAGCTCTTTGCCCATCTCGTAAACAACAAGCGTATGACCCGCCTCAACGCCCGCCTCGAAGCCGACATCACGCTTGAGGACTGGTCTGCGATGGTGGGAGCCAGGAATGAATATGCCGGGATATTCGACGGCAACGGGCATAGTCTCATCTTAAAATGGGATTTCGAAGACTCATTCGTAGTCCCATTTGGAACTGTGTCGGATGCCACCATCAAGAATCTGCATATAAAGGGAGAGATTACTGCAAGAGGGGGAACTGTTGCCGGATTGGTGAATGCTGTCCACGGCGCGTCTACGATTTCCAACTGCACCAGCAGCGTTGATATAACAGTTCCTGGGTCTGGCATAGTCCAGTCTTCAGGACTGATTTGGTCTGTTGGCAAATACGGACGCGCTACCATCACTGATTGCAAGGTGTCCGGCACGTTCAAGGCGACAAATAGCAACGCTAAAAAAGACTGGGTAGGTTTCGTCTTTAGCAACGAAGGCACCTGCACCATCAGCAACAGCCTGTACACCGGCAGCAACAATGCCGACGACTCGGGCCATACATTCGGAGAGAACGCCAAGCTCAGCAACTGCTACTACCTCAACGCCTGTGGCATGCCGCGAGGCACGCTCGTAACTGCCGAACAGCTCAGGAACGGCGAGGTGGCATATCTGCTTCAGAACAGGCGTGGGGATAAGATATGGGGGCAGACCCTCGGCTCCGACAGCGAGCCGCAGCTCACCTCCGATGCCGCGAAACGGGTGCATAAGGTGGACTTCGCCTACAACGGCAAGGCAAGGGCATCGCGCTATGCCACCTCGGGCAGGGGCTTCTTCGGAGCGTTGCCCACCATACAGGAAATCCTCGGCAGCGAATACGATGCCCGCCATTTCTATACGCTCGCCTTTGCCGACGACTTCTCTGCCTCCACCACCGTAAGCGGCGACCTCACGGTAAAGGCTACCATTACCGAAAAGGATGCCTACGAGATTGCCACGAAGGAAAACCGGAAGACATTCTGCGACCTCGTGGACAACGGCCAGACCCGCCTCAACGACAGGCTGACGGGGAACATCGACCTCGGCAGCAACCTCTGGATGCTCGGCTCGACTAACCATCGCTATGGCGGCACATTGGACGGACAGGGACATACGCTCTCCATCAACTGGAATACCGGCGATAAAAACAACGTTGCCCCTATCCAATGTGTGGAAAGTGCCACCGTCAAGAACCTGCACGTCAAGGGACAGATAACGTCGGCAGGAGCGTGGCTGGCTGGAATGATCCTCGATTTGTATGGCACAACCACCCTTTCCAACTGCGTCAGCGAAGTGGACATCACGAGCAGCTATGACAAGGGCTATTGCGCTGCGTCGGGTATGGTGCAATGCGTACGCGGCCCTGCCAGTGCCACGATGAGCGACTGCATCGTAAAAGGCAGGATTACTGCCACCACGGAAAAAGGCAGGCGAAAGGTGGCAGGATTCGTGTGCGATCAGGCAGGCAAATGCACCCTGAACAACTGTCTCTACCTCGGCAGCGGCAATGGGCATACGTGGTCGAAGACCTTTGCCGAGAACACCACTTTCAACGGCTGCTACTATCTCAACGCCTGTGGCGCGCAGCAGGGCATACGGGTAACGGAGAAGCAGCTCAAGAACGGCTACGTGGCGAAGTGCCTCCAAGCCGACCGTACCGACAAGTGCTACTGGGCGCAGCCGTTGGGCGAGATGCCGGAGCTTTATCAGCCCGGGAAGCAGACGAACTATGTGTATTGGAACAAAGACGGGCAGACGTGGTATTGCCATTCCTTCGAGGCAAATGGCTACCTGCCCGTGGGACTGGACTTCTATGCCGCCGATGCCACGCTGAAGCGCAGCCTCGCTGCCGGGAAGCCTTCCACCGTAACGCTGCCTTTCGACTGGCACAGAGAGGGAAAGGCATACGCCCTCGCCGCCGTGAACGAGGAAGCCAGCACGGCCCGCTTCAAGGAAGTAGCCCTTGCGTCGGGCGAACATTACGAGGCCTACAAGCCTTATCTCTTCGTGCCGAAGTCTGATGCCCACGAACTCCGGATGAGCGACATCACCGTAAAGGCAGAACCCGAAAGACCTTTCAAGGCAGACCCGGAAAAGTTCCTCAAAGTGGCAAGTGATTACGTGAAATGGTGTGCCACCTATGCAGGTATGAGCAATGCCGAGGCAGTAGCTGCCAATGCCTATATATTGCAGAGCGACGGCAAGTTCCACAAGGTAACGGAAACGAACGCCAACGTAGTGATTCCGCCTTACCGTGCCTATTTTTCCATTATGCGGGAAATGGTGGAGAGCAAGCCCTTCTCATTGGAGTTCGACGACGAGACCACAACCGGCATCAGCACCATCGAGACCACCGACGGCACCGGCACCGTGCGCTACTACGACCTCAACGGACGCTACATAGGCACCTCGCTCGAAGGTCAGCCAAGGGCATCTACATCGGCAACGGAAAGAAAGTGTTGA
- the groL gene encoding chaperonin GroEL (60 kDa chaperone family; promotes refolding of misfolded polypeptides especially under stressful conditions; forms two stacked rings of heptamers to form a barrel-shaped 14mer; ends can be capped by GroES; misfolded proteins enter the barrel where they are refolded when GroES binds), with translation MAKDIKFNKDARELLKSGVDQLANAVKVTLGPKGRNVVIGKKFGAPQITKDGVSVAKEIELEDNFENAGAQLVKSVASKTGDDAGDGTTTATILTQAIVNEGLKNVAAGANPMDLKRGIDKAVNKVVEYIKSSAELVGDNYDKIEQVATVSANNDPEIGKLLADAMRKVSKDGVITIEESKTRDTTIEVVEGMQFDRGYLSGYFVTDTDKMEALMENPYILIYDKKISNVKDFLPILQPAAESGRPLLVIAEDVDSEALTTLVVNRLRAGLKICAVKAPGFGDRRKAMLEDIAVLTGGVVISEEKGLTLEQATLEMLGTAKKVTVSKDFTTIVDGAGSKENIAERVNQIKSEIANTKSTYDKEKLQERLAKLAGGVAVLYVGANSEVEMKEKKDRVDDALCATRAATEEGVVVGGGTTYIRAQESLVDLKGENNDEQTGINIVCRAIEEPLRQIIANAGGEGAVVVNKVREGKGDFGYNARRDQYEDLRAAGVIDPAKVARVALENAASIAGMFLTTECVIIDKPEEMPAMPANPGMGGMM, from the coding sequence ATGGCTAAAGATATTAAATTCAACAAAGATGCACGTGAGTTGCTCAAGAGTGGTGTAGACCAGTTAGCAAACGCAGTAAAGGTAACACTCGGCCCTAAGGGTCGCAATGTAGTAATCGGCAAGAAGTTCGGTGCGCCACAAATTACCAAGGACGGCGTGAGCGTTGCCAAGGAAATTGAACTGGAAGACAATTTCGAGAACGCAGGAGCACAGCTCGTGAAGAGCGTGGCAAGCAAGACCGGCGACGATGCCGGCGACGGTACAACAACGGCTACCATACTTACGCAGGCTATCGTGAACGAAGGCTTGAAGAATGTTGCTGCCGGTGCCAACCCTATGGACCTGAAGCGCGGTATTGACAAGGCGGTAAACAAGGTTGTTGAATACATCAAGAGCAGTGCCGAACTCGTTGGCGACAACTACGACAAGATAGAGCAGGTGGCTACCGTGAGTGCCAACAACGACCCGGAAATCGGAAAGCTCCTTGCCGACGCTATGCGCAAGGTTTCAAAGGACGGCGTTATCACTATCGAGGAAAGCAAGACTCGCGACACTACCATCGAGGTTGTGGAGGGTATGCAGTTCGACCGTGGCTACCTTTCAGGCTATTTCGTAACAGATACCGACAAGATGGAGGCATTGATGGAGAATCCTTATATTCTCATCTACGACAAGAAGATTTCAAACGTAAAGGACTTCCTGCCTATCCTTCAGCCTGCTGCCGAGAGTGGCCGTCCGTTGCTCGTTATTGCAGAAGACGTTGATTCAGAGGCATTGACAACATTGGTGGTAAACCGTCTGCGCGCAGGCTTGAAGATTTGCGCCGTGAAGGCTCCGGGCTTCGGTGACCGTCGCAAGGCTATGCTTGAAGACATTGCCGTGCTCACAGGTGGCGTTGTCATCAGCGAAGAGAAGGGACTGACTTTGGAGCAGGCTACACTCGAAATGTTGGGTACAGCCAAGAAAGTTACCGTTTCAAAGGATTTCACAACCATCGTCGATGGTGCAGGCTCAAAGGAAAACATTGCAGAGCGTGTAAATCAGATTAAGAGCGAGATCGCCAACACAAAGAGCACATACGACAAAGAAAAACTTCAGGAGCGTCTGGCTAAGCTCGCAGGTGGCGTTGCCGTGCTCTACGTAGGTGCCAACTCTGAAGTGGAAATGAAGGAGAAGAAAGACCGTGTGGACGACGCATTGTGTGCAACACGTGCGGCAACGGAAGAAGGCGTTGTTGTGGGTGGTGGCACTACTTACATCCGTGCTCAGGAGTCTCTCGTAGACCTCAAGGGCGAGAACAACGACGAGCAGACTGGTATCAACATCGTTTGCCGTGCCATCGAAGAGCCATTGCGCCAGATTATTGCAAATGCAGGCGGCGAAGGCGCAGTAGTAGTGAACAAGGTGCGCGAGGGCAAGGGCGACTTCGGCTATAACGCCCGCCGCGACCAATACGAAGACCTCCGTGCAGCTGGTGTTATCGACCCTGCAAAGGTGGCTCGCGTGGCACTCGAGAATGCTGCCTCCATCGCAGGTATGTTCCTCACAACGGAATGCGTCATCATAGACAAGCCGGAGGAAATGCCGGCAATGCCTGCTAATCCGGGAATGGGCGGTATGATGTAA
- a CDS encoding glycerate kinase: MKTILAIDSFKGCLTSMQAELAAEQGIISAYPDTEVVKIPVTDGGDGMLDVFCSLFDCERITVPCHDALMRRIDASFAVRKDGLCILETAQACGIHLLQTDELNPLRATTYGVGELMIAAIKHGCKDFLVGLGGSATSDCGLGMLKAFRKEYGEDWIQHPALNINVTLASDVKNPLYGTNGAAAVFGPQKGACATDIACLDRRAMTFARMSAAKMGFDQSGTEGAGAAGGLGYAFLQFLNARMESGADILLREARFRQLLHDADCVITGEGSADKQTLMGKIPQKVLETAHQERVPVHLIAGKISEADALLNAGFASTTCINAPDLPLEEALNADVAAKNIASTVQKIIADCQ, encoded by the coding sequence ATGAAAACAATACTTGCGATAGACAGTTTCAAAGGATGCCTCACTTCGATGCAGGCAGAGCTTGCTGCCGAACAGGGAATCATATCAGCATATCCCGATACAGAAGTAGTGAAAATACCCGTAACGGATGGTGGCGACGGAATGCTCGACGTGTTCTGCTCGCTTTTCGACTGCGAGAGAATCACTGTCCCCTGCCACGATGCACTGATGAGACGCATTGATGCAAGTTTTGCCGTAAGGAAAGACGGCCTCTGCATTCTTGAAACGGCGCAGGCCTGCGGCATCCATCTGCTGCAAACCGACGAGCTGAACCCATTGCGCGCCACAACCTATGGCGTAGGCGAGCTGATGATAGCAGCGATAAAGCACGGATGCAAGGATTTTCTCGTGGGCTTGGGAGGCTCTGCAACGAGCGACTGCGGCCTTGGAATGCTGAAAGCTTTCAGGAAAGAGTATGGCGAGGACTGGATTCAGCATCCGGCATTGAACATCAACGTTACGTTGGCATCGGACGTGAAGAATCCTCTCTACGGAACAAACGGAGCAGCAGCCGTCTTTGGCCCGCAGAAAGGAGCCTGCGCAACCGATATAGCCTGTCTGGACAGGCGTGCAATGACCTTTGCCAGAATGTCGGCAGCCAAGATGGGATTCGACCAATCCGGCACGGAAGGCGCAGGGGCTGCCGGTGGTTTGGGCTATGCGTTCTTGCAGTTCCTCAATGCAAGGATGGAATCGGGAGCCGATATTCTGTTGCGCGAAGCTCGGTTCAGGCAACTGCTGCACGATGCTGATTGCGTAATTACCGGCGAGGGAAGTGCCGACAAGCAAACCCTGATGGGCAAGATTCCCCAAAAAGTGTTGGAGACAGCGCATCAGGAGAGGGTTCCCGTTCATTTGATTGCGGGGAAAATATCCGAAGCCGACGCACTTTTAAATGCCGGATTTGCATCGACAACGTGCATCAATGCACCCGACTTACCATTGGAAGAAGCCCTGAACGCCGATGTTGCAGCAAAAAACATAGCCTCAACCGTGCAGAAAATCATTGCCGATTGCCAATAG
- a CDS encoding SUMF1/EgtB/PvdO family nonheme iron enzyme, with protein MKNINFLLSIFVFLLIGCATDEETKVESTQVFLSAYMPEDDSDMRTTRVSLAEKQGTMSLVSKWHKDDIVQLFIKQNKKIYVLEDSPVSSVSNDGKRCVLKLTLPKEIDTEKPYTLYGFCGCKAKLEKDKIILAGSLVRKKLDALQAPVWFTASGGPKSLNVKFKHLGAYELTHFINKSQKTISAALRGYRTASGWTSASSTVKLMDGVEIDVSHPQTTASTAVSVPAGGSASIVSWYVPTGRKIEGATLLATIDGKAVESANTKSSNVAIESGKAYHLYATWNGKQLAFGKEEINEEKLSLSQSSVELKPTEEAVVEVVGGSGAYAVESSNRVVATAALSGHSLHVKALKAGNATITVTDTKSREKAALTVKVSASDDEDNPLQGHTGNAIFDQLIADMVYVAGGTFDMGATSEQEIEAYPSEKPVHSVTLSSFYLCKYEVTQELWEEVMGENPSYFKGAKLPLEYVSWEDCQAFIKTLNAKTGMKFRMPTEAEWEYAARGGRKTYHNKYAGSVKIDKVAWYYQNSESKAHEVGQLAPNELGLYDMSGNVLEWCQDWYGDYTAEAQTNPVGPAGGSSRACRGGSWNYRAVNCRVSYRNDFTPSYRNSNIGLRLAL; from the coding sequence ATGAAAAATATAAATTTTTTATTGTCAATATTTGTTTTTCTTCTGATTGGCTGTGCAACCGATGAAGAAACAAAAGTGGAAAGCACGCAAGTATTTCTGTCTGCCTATATGCCGGAAGATGATTCCGATATGAGGACTACACGCGTTTCGTTGGCAGAGAAACAGGGAACAATGTCCCTTGTTTCCAAGTGGCACAAAGATGACATTGTGCAGCTCTTCATAAAACAGAATAAGAAAATATATGTTTTGGAGGATTCTCCGGTTTCGTCTGTTTCTAATGATGGAAAGAGGTGTGTCTTGAAGTTGACATTGCCAAAGGAGATAGATACAGAGAAACCCTATACACTCTATGGCTTCTGTGGGTGCAAAGCTAAGTTGGAGAAGGACAAAATAATCCTTGCCGGCAGCCTTGTGCGGAAAAAACTGGATGCCTTGCAGGCTCCTGTGTGGTTCACGGCTTCAGGCGGTCCAAAGAGTTTAAACGTGAAGTTCAAGCATTTGGGTGCTTACGAACTGACACACTTTATCAATAAGAGCCAAAAGACTATTTCAGCAGCTCTTCGTGGGTATCGTACTGCATCAGGTTGGACGTCTGCATCATCAACTGTAAAACTTATGGATGGGGTAGAGATAGACGTTTCTCATCCACAAACGACCGCAAGCACGGCTGTAAGCGTCCCTGCCGGAGGCTCTGCCTCCATTGTATCGTGGTATGTTCCTACGGGTAGGAAAATCGAGGGAGCTACACTCCTTGCCACGATTGACGGAAAGGCTGTGGAGAGTGCGAATACCAAGAGTTCAAACGTTGCGATAGAGAGTGGGAAGGCCTATCATCTCTACGCCACGTGGAACGGCAAACAGCTTGCTTTCGGAAAGGAAGAAATCAACGAGGAGAAACTCTCGCTCTCGCAGAGTTCCGTGGAGCTGAAACCCACGGAGGAAGCTGTGGTGGAAGTGGTAGGAGGAAGTGGTGCCTATGCCGTGGAAAGCAGCAATAGGGTAGTGGCAACGGCCGCCCTGTCGGGGCATAGTCTGCACGTGAAGGCACTGAAGGCAGGCAATGCCACCATTACCGTAACCGACACCAAGAGCCGCGAAAAGGCTGCGCTGACGGTAAAGGTGTCGGCATCCGACGACGAGGACAATCCATTGCAGGGACACACCGGCAATGCCATCTTCGACCAACTCATCGCCGATATGGTGTATGTTGCAGGGGGTACGTTCGATATGGGCGCAACATCCGAACAGGAGATAGAGGCTTATCCTAGTGAAAAGCCGGTGCATTCCGTTACGCTCTCCTCTTTCTATCTCTGCAAATACGAGGTAACGCAGGAATTGTGGGAAGAAGTGATGGGCGAGAACCCGAGCTATTTCAAGGGAGCGAAGCTGCCATTGGAGTATGTTTCGTGGGAAGACTGTCAGGCTTTCATCAAGACGCTGAATGCCAAGACCGGTATGAAGTTCCGTATGCCCACCGAAGCCGAGTGGGAATATGCCGCACGTGGTGGGCGAAAGACCTATCACAACAAGTATGCGGGCAGCGTGAAGATAGACAAGGTGGCGTGGTATTATCAGAATTCTGAATCTAAGGCGCACGAGGTGGGGCAGCTTGCTCCGAATGAGCTTGGGCTTTACGATATGAGTGGCAACGTGCTTGAATGGTGTCAGGACTGGTATGGCGACTATACTGCCGAAGCACAGACCAATCCTGTGGGACCTGCAGGGGGTTCTTCCCGCGCGTGTCGTGGTGGGAGCTGGAACTACCGTGCAGTCAATTGCCGTGTTTCGTACCGTAATGACTTCACGCCCTCTTACCGTAACAGCAACATTGGGTTGCGTCTTGCCCTTTAG
- the groES gene encoding co-chaperone GroES, with translation MTIKPLADRVLVLPIEAEQKVGGIIIPDTAKEKPQRGKVIAVGNGTKDEEMILKPGDEVFYGKYAGTEIENEGTKYLMMRQSDVLAVVEEGRS, from the coding sequence ATGACAATTAAACCATTAGCAGACAGAGTGCTCGTTCTCCCGATTGAGGCAGAACAGAAAGTAGGTGGAATCATTATTCCAGACACGGCAAAGGAAAAGCCACAGCGTGGCAAGGTTATCGCAGTAGGCAACGGCACAAAGGATGAGGAAATGATTCTCAAACCGGGCGACGAGGTGTTCTACGGTAAGTATGCCGGCACTGAAATCGAAAACGAAGGAACAAAGTATCTGATGATGCGTCAGAGCGACGTGTTGGCAGTAGTGGAGGAAGGAAGGAGTTAG